From the Bacillota bacterium genome, the window AAGTAACAGTGTCAAATTTAAGATCCTTTAAGAAAGCAAGGTCATCAATATAATCTTCATTTACAATTATTATGCCCTTTTCGTCAAGTAATGACAGTAACTTCTCAATTTGTTTTTTGTAAACAGAAGATATATCAATATATAAAATAATGTCAAATTTTAAATCCGGTTGCAGGTAATTTAATATTTCAAAATTTGTATCGCTAACATCTATTTTTAAAATTAAAATATCAGTACCGTTTTTTCTGACTTCATGTATATAGCTCTTTATTTTATTTTGACCTAATTCAATCAAGTTTCTTAAACTAACGATGCTTGTTTTTTTATTATGGGAAGCCAATATGGCATTAATTAGATTGGTAGCCTTTGCCTGATTTTCATCCCGGCCGATTATTCCTGCTATCATCATTGGTAAAACCTCATTTCTTAAGCGCATTAATAGTAAATTAAATAAATTATGTAGTTTATATAATATACATTTTTAATAATTATATGTATGATTAATTCTCAATTCTTAATTTTTACATTCCTTCAGAAGACTGGATTATGTCCATCAGTAGTATACATGTCCTCTATATCATTTAAATAAAACCGGTTCTTGCTCAAAAAGTGTCCAAGGGTTGGTAAAAACATCATGAACAGATATTGCAAAG encodes:
- a CDS encoding glutamate ligase, which gives rise to MMIAGIIGRDENQAKATNLINAILASHNKKTSIVSLRNLIELGQNKIKSYIHEVRKNGTDILILKIDVSDTNFEILNYLQPDLKFDIILYIDISSVYKKQIEKLLSLLDEKGIIIVNEDYIDDLAFLKDLKFDTVTYGFNSKASITTSSVDDTMFEKGFMLYQQKTVKSINGNTIGPQEYRIDVGKEVDIYGALGAVAFAVASGVELNTGVELNTLAHSPTQVQ